The sequence GGGCCCGGTCGCTGATCTGCACCGAGAAGGATATCTTCAACCTCCCCCCGGACTGGTCGCCCGCCGTCCCGGTCTACGTTCCCAGGGTCCACGCGGTCCTGGCAGACGGGGACTCCTTTTTCGCCGCTCTTGCACTACATCTCAGGCCCAGGGTCGTCGTCGCCTCCAACGGGCACGGGGAGGACGCCATCGGCAGCCTGCTCGCCGAACGGCTTCAAAGCAGGTTTCCCCTCTTCGAGGTTTCGGGCTTCCCCCTCGTCGGCAGGGGGCAGGAGTACCGGTCCAGGTCAGTCAGGGTGCTCTCACCCCCCAGCGAGACGCCGAGCGGGGGCGTGGTCAAGTATAGTTTGAGGGATCTCATCCGGGACATCCGGTCGGGTCTCTTCAGGCATATCGAGGCCCAGGCCGAGGCCTGGAGCGGTCTCAGGGGGCGGTTGAGGACCGTCCTCTGCGTCGGCGATGTCTACCTTTTCCTGCACAGTCTCTGGGGGCAGGGCGCCATGCCGGTGCTCCTGGCCACGGCCAAGTCCGAGCGCCTTCACGGCCATTGGGGGTTGGAGAAGTGGCTCCTCAAAAGGCGCTGCAGGAGGGTTTTCACCAGGGATCCCGAAACCGCCCGGGAACTGTCTGAAAGAAAGGCCGACGCGGTCTTCAAGGGAAACCCCATAATGGACCTCGCCGGAGAGGCCGTCGGCAAACCCGGAGGGCATCGACCCTTCGGGGTCCTGCTCCTCCCGGGAAGCCGGGAGAGGGCCTACGACGACCTAGGGCTCCTGCTCGGTGCCGCCGAGGTCATAGCCCTCGAGGAGGACTGCCGGTTCGAGATGGTCGTTGCTTCTACCCTGGATAGGGAGAGATTGCTGGAGAAGGCTCCCTCCTGGAGGGTCGACAGTCCCGATGTCATCAGGCATGAAAAGGGCAAACCGGAGGTGCGCCTCTTTTCCGGCGAGGTCTCCCGGGCGGCGTCCCGCTCCGACATCCTTATCGGTCTTGGGGGCACGGCCAACCAGATCTGTGCCGGTATGGGC is a genomic window of Thermovirga sp. containing:
- a CDS encoding tetraacyldisaccharide 4'-kinase, translated to ARSLICTEKDIFNLPPDWSPAVPVYVPRVHAVLADGDSFFAALALHLRPRVVVASNGHGEDAIGSLLAERLQSRFPLFEVSGFPLVGRGQEYRSRSVRVLSPPSETPSGGVVKYSLRDLIRDIRSGLFRHIEAQAEAWSGLRGRLRTVLCVGDVYLFLHSLWGQGAMPVLLATAKSERLHGHWGLEKWLLKRRCRRVFTRDPETARELSERKADAVFKGNPIMDLAGEAVGKPGGHRPFGVLLLPGSRERAYDDLGLLLGAAEVIALEEDCRFEMVVASTLDRERLLEKAPSWRVDSPDVIRHEKGKPEVRLFSGEVSRAASRSDILIGLGGTANQICAGMGLPVVSIDEKGKRVQKKLLGEAESLVPADPVSLAREALAILGDPARHERMSRAGMERMGGGGALEAVIEYASRTLGWGKRQEVCRIFGAYVEKNSGRTGS